ATCGTCCGGTGGAAATGGGGTGCCGGGCCGGACGGATTCGGCCCCATCTCCCAGCGGTACAGGCCGAACTGCCCGTCCGTCGAGGCGCCGGTGCCCAGGTAGCGCACCGCCGTGCCGCCGATCATCAGATCCGGTCCCGCGCTCGCCGGCCGGAAGACCCCGCTGCTCTCGCCCGCCTCGCCCAGGTAACGAGCCTCTGGGTACGACATCTCGCTCTCCATCCCTATGAGCCAATGTTCTAAAGAACTATAGAACAAGACAGTAGCGGGATAAAGAGCAGCTTGATCCATAAATCCAGATTTATCAGTATTTGTAATGGACGCCCGGAGCGGCGACGCACGATAGTGCAGGGAGTCTCGACTGGCCCACGGAGGTTCCCCCCACCATGCGTATCACCAGGCCGCTCACCGCCTTGGCGGCCGTCTCGATGACCGCCGCCCTGCTCACCGTTCCCGCGACACCCGCCGGCGCCGACGTCACCGGTGCCGACGTCGGCAGCGCCACCGTGGTGCCGCTCCAGGTCACCGGAGCCCCGGACAAGCGGTTCAATCTGATCATCATGGGCGACGGCTACACCGAGGGCGAGCAGTCCTCCTTCGCCGCCGACACCGACCAGCAGCTCAACGTGATGTGGTCCATAGAGCCGTACAAGTCCTACCGCAACTACTTCAACGTCTACCGGGTGGACATCGTCTCCGGCGAGTCCGGCATCGGCTGTGACCCCGACCTGGCTTCCGGGAAGAAGAACACCCCGCTGAGCATGGCCTTCTGGGGCGGCTGCAACCCCGCCAGCGTCCAGCGGCTGATCACCATGAGCAACTCGGCGGCCAACTCGTACGCCAACCTGGTGACCGGGACCAGCGGCGCCAACCGGCAGATCCTGGCCCTGGGCAACAGCGGGACCTACGGCGGAGCAGGCGGCGCCTACGCCACCTCCTCGGGCCACAACTCGATGTCGGCCCTCATCGCGCCGCACGAGATCGGCCACTCGCTGGGCGGACTGCAGGACGAGTACACCTACTACACGCGAGGCGTGGAAGGCGGCGCCTACACGGGAGGCGAACCCGGCTCCGTACACCACACCCTGCTGACCGAACAGCAGATCAAGGACCAGCGGCGGAAGTGGTGGCGCTGGCTGGGCGAGCCGAGCGAGGCGGGCGGCGTCATCGGCCGCCACGAGGGCGGCCTGTACTTCGGCAGGGGAGTCTGGCGGCCCAGCGAGCACTCGCTCATGAGGACACTGGGCTACTACTACGACCAGGTCAGCCGCGAGGTGATGACCCAGAAGATCTCCGCCAAGGTCGGCCTCATCCAGGACGGCACGCCCACCGCGTCGCCGGTCGGCGCCGACCGGGTGCTCTGGGTGGAGCCGCTGCACCCCAACAGCCACTCGCTGACCACCACCTGGAGCGTCGGCGGCACCGAGCTCCCGGGCGACCGCACCGCGCTCGACCTGCGCACACTGAACCTGCCGGCCGGCACGCACACGGTGAAGGCGACCGTCGTCGACCCGAGCGACTTCGTACGGGACCCCGCCATCCGCGCCGGCGCCCTCACCGCGACCCGCACCTGGACGGTGGACACGACCGTGACCACCGTCCCCGCCTCGGTCGACGCGGGTCTGCTCTCCTCCACGCCTGCCGACCAGGCCGTCGGCCGCGACGAGGTCGTCTACGTCGAGACCACCCACCCCGACGACGGCATCCCCGCCGTCACCTGGACGCTGGACGGCACGCGGCTCGGCGACGCCGACGGGGACCTGAATCTGGGAGAACTCACGCTCACCCCCGGCAACCACATCCTCACCGCCACCTCCGGCGACGACACCCGATCCTGGACCGTCGACAACACGCTGCCCACGACCGGCTACGAGCTCTCCGAGCCGCTGGTCGCCTCCGGCGACGCCCATGTCTACAACGGCCCCTTCACCATGAGGCTCACCGGCGGCGACGACC
This region of Streptosporangium sp. NBC_01495 genomic DNA includes:
- a CDS encoding M64 family metallopeptidase, which produces MRITRPLTALAAVSMTAALLTVPATPAGADVTGADVGSATVVPLQVTGAPDKRFNLIIMGDGYTEGEQSSFAADTDQQLNVMWSIEPYKSYRNYFNVYRVDIVSGESGIGCDPDLASGKKNTPLSMAFWGGCNPASVQRLITMSNSAANSYANLVTGTSGANRQILALGNSGTYGGAGGAYATSSGHNSMSALIAPHEIGHSLGGLQDEYTYYTRGVEGGAYTGGEPGSVHHTLLTEQQIKDQRRKWWRWLGEPSEAGGVIGRHEGGLYFGRGVWRPSEHSLMRTLGYYYDQVSREVMTQKISAKVGLIQDGTPTASPVGADRVLWVEPLHPNSHSLTTTWSVGGTELPGDRTALDLRTLNLPAGTHTVKATVVDPSDFVRDPAIRAGALTATRTWTVDTTVTTVPASVDAGLLSSTPADQAVGRDEVVYVETTHPDDGIPAVTWTLDGTRLGDADGDLNLGELTLTPGNHILTATSGDDTRSWTVDNTLPTTGYELSEPLVASGDAHVYNGPFTMRLTGGDDQDGYVVHESRVDGDGWFNYFGWPTSADLPWTFSESGTVIDSLTFGKLPRGRHTVEYRSIDPSGNHGTAGSFTVTTLAAPPACTTTITGTRNGTIVVRSGVTCLNDARVNGGVTVGSGASLVVNGGSVNGAITSSAAAEVHLLKTQVSGAVVVSGTTRQLVVAGSELRGAAVLNGNTTVDALVMAGTRIRGALSCGGNTPAPSDAGVPNQITGSGQCADLVADPRSKARDGSYEAVVSSDVPEKGLDQHHR